From one Mycolicibacterium sp. HK-90 genomic stretch:
- the ppc gene encoding phosphoenolpyruvate carboxylase, producing the protein MADGPDAALDPIGAVQRTTVGREATEPMREDIRLLGAILGDTVREQNGAEMFDLVERARVESFRVRRSEIDRAELARLFSGIEVRRAIPVIRAFTHFALLANVAEDIHRERRRAVHVAAGEPPQDSSLAATYLKLDQAIGAADLNSAAVADALSGALVAPVITAHPTETRRRTVFDTQHRVTELMRLRLHGQTHTADGRDIEGELRRHILTLWQTALVRLSRLKISDEIETGLRYYPAAFFEVIPQVNAEVRTALETRWPAAHLLEQPILRPGSWIGGDRDGNPNVDAGVVRLATGRAAYVAFAHYFAEITALEEELSMSARLVEISDGLTALAGACHEPARADEPYRRALRVIHARLTATGHEILDEQPEHELDLGLEGYRTPGEFLADLDTVEASLRANGSAVLADDRLARLREAVRVFGFHLCGLDMRQNSEVHEEVVAELLAWAGVHPDYRSLPEMQRVELLAAEISTRRPLIGEGAELSELARKELDIVGAAARAVRVFGPDAVPNYIISMCQSVSDLLEAAILLKEAGLLDVSGAAHGGEVYAPVGIVPLFETIDDLQRGSTILQEVLALPVYRSVVTARGQHQEVMLGYSDSNKDGGYLAANWALYRAELDLVEAARKTGIRLRLFHGRGGTVGRGGGPSYDAILAQPPGAVKGSLRITEQGEVIAAKYAEPRIAHRNLETLVAATLESTLLDVEGLGDEAEPTYQVLDELAALAQRAYAELVHETPGFVEYFKASTPVSEIGALNIGSRPSSRKPTTSIADLRAIPWVLAWSQSRVMLPGWYGTGAAFEQWIGEDASRLAVLQDLYERWPFFRTVLSNMAQVLAKSDLGLAARYSELVDDAALRARVFDKLVAEHDRTIVMYKRITGQDDLLADNPALARSVFNRFPYLEPLNHLQVELLRRYRAGDTDELVQRGILLTMSGLATALRNSG; encoded by the coding sequence ATGGCTGACGGTCCCGACGCCGCACTCGACCCGATCGGTGCGGTTCAGCGCACCACGGTAGGCCGCGAGGCCACCGAGCCGATGCGCGAGGACATCCGGTTGCTCGGCGCCATTCTCGGCGACACGGTGCGCGAGCAGAACGGTGCCGAGATGTTCGATCTGGTCGAGCGGGCCCGGGTGGAATCCTTCCGGGTGCGCCGATCGGAGATCGACCGGGCTGAACTTGCCCGGTTGTTCTCCGGTATCGAAGTCCGCCGCGCAATACCCGTCATCCGCGCGTTCACCCATTTCGCCCTTCTGGCCAACGTGGCCGAGGACATCCACCGCGAGCGGCGCCGCGCGGTGCACGTGGCAGCCGGTGAGCCGCCGCAGGACAGCAGCCTGGCCGCGACCTACCTCAAGCTGGACCAGGCGATCGGGGCCGCCGATCTCAACTCGGCGGCGGTCGCCGATGCGTTGAGCGGAGCCCTCGTCGCTCCGGTGATCACCGCCCATCCCACCGAAACTCGTCGGCGTACCGTGTTCGACACCCAGCACCGGGTCACCGAATTGATGCGGCTGCGTCTGCACGGTCAGACCCACACCGCCGACGGCCGCGACATCGAGGGCGAGTTGCGCCGTCACATCCTGACGCTGTGGCAGACCGCGTTGGTCCGATTGTCGCGACTGAAGATCTCCGACGAGATCGAAACCGGTCTTCGGTATTACCCGGCCGCGTTCTTCGAGGTGATCCCACAGGTCAACGCCGAGGTGCGGACTGCGCTGGAGACCCGCTGGCCCGCGGCGCACCTCTTGGAGCAGCCGATCCTGCGTCCGGGCAGCTGGATCGGCGGGGACCGCGACGGCAACCCCAATGTCGATGCGGGTGTGGTGCGATTGGCCACCGGGCGGGCCGCGTACGTGGCTTTCGCACACTACTTCGCCGAAATCACCGCGCTGGAAGAAGAACTGTCGATGTCGGCGCGGCTGGTCGAGATCAGTGACGGACTGACCGCGCTGGCCGGCGCCTGCCACGAGCCGGCGCGGGCCGACGAGCCGTACCGCCGGGCCCTGCGGGTGATTCATGCCCGGCTGACGGCCACCGGGCACGAAATTCTCGACGAGCAGCCCGAACACGAGCTGGATCTGGGGCTGGAGGGTTATCGGACGCCGGGGGAGTTCCTGGCCGACCTCGACACTGTCGAGGCCTCGCTGCGCGCCAACGGCAGCGCGGTGCTGGCCGACGACCGGCTGGCCCGGCTTCGGGAAGCGGTGCGGGTCTTCGGGTTTCATCTGTGTGGCCTGGACATGCGACAGAACTCCGAGGTGCACGAAGAGGTGGTCGCCGAGCTGTTGGCCTGGGCCGGAGTGCATCCCGACTATCGCTCCCTGCCCGAGATGCAGCGGGTGGAACTGCTCGCGGCCGAGATCTCCACCCGGCGACCGTTGATCGGTGAGGGTGCCGAGCTCTCGGAGTTGGCCCGCAAGGAACTCGACATCGTCGGCGCCGCGGCGCGGGCGGTTCGAGTGTTCGGCCCGGACGCCGTGCCCAACTACATCATCTCGATGTGTCAGTCGGTGTCGGATCTGCTCGAGGCGGCGATCCTGCTCAAAGAGGCCGGATTGCTCGATGTTTCAGGGGCGGCTCATGGCGGTGAGGTATACGCGCCGGTCGGCATCGTGCCATTGTTCGAAACGATCGACGATCTGCAGCGGGGTTCCACGATCTTGCAGGAGGTACTCGCGCTGCCGGTGTACCGCAGCGTCGTCACCGCGCGCGGGCAGCATCAGGAAGTGATGTTGGGGTATTCGGATTCCAACAAGGACGGCGGCTATCTGGCGGCGAATTGGGCGCTGTACCGGGCCGAACTCGATCTGGTCGAGGCCGCACGTAAGACGGGGATTCGGCTTCGTCTGTTCCACGGGCGAGGCGGCACGGTGGGCCGCGGTGGCGGGCCCAGTTACGACGCGATCCTGGCCCAGCCGCCCGGTGCGGTGAAGGGTTCGTTGCGGATCACCGAACAGGGTGAGGTGATCGCGGCGAAGTACGCCGAGCCGCGCATCGCGCATCGCAATCTGGAGACGCTGGTGGCCGCCACACTGGAATCCACCCTGCTCGACGTCGAGGGGCTCGGCGACGAAGCCGAACCCACCTACCAGGTGCTCGATGAGCTGGCCGCCCTGGCCCAACGCGCCTACGCCGAATTGGTCCATGAAACACCAGGATTCGTCGAATACTTCAAGGCATCGACACCCGTGAGTGAGATCGGTGCACTCAACATCGGCAGCCGCCCGAGCTCACGCAAACCAACAACCTCGATCGCCGATCTGAGGGCGATCCCCTGGGTGCTGGCCTGGAGTCAGTCCCGGGTGATGTTGCCGGGCTGGTACGGCACCGGTGCGGCGTTCGAGCAGTGGATCGGCGAGGACGCGAGCCGGCTCGCGGTGTTGCAGGACCTCTACGAGCGCTGGCCGTTCTTCCGCACGGTGCTGTCGAACATGGCGCAAGTTCTGGCGAAATCGGACCTGGGCCTGGCCGCACGGTATTCGGAGTTGGTCGACGACGCCGCACTGCGCGCCAGGGTGTTCGACAAGCTCGTCGCCGAGCATGATCGCACGATCGTCATGTACAAGCGCATCACCGGGCAGGACGACCTGCTGGCGGACAACCCGGCGCTGGCCCGATCGGTGTTCAACCGCTTCCCCTACCTGGAACCGCTGAACCACCTGCAGGTCGAACTGCTGCGCAGGTACCGCGCCGGTGACACCGACGAGCTGGTGCAGCGGGGCATCCTGCTCACCATGAGCGGACTGGCCACGGCCCTGCGCAACAGTGGCTGA
- a CDS encoding NAD(P)/FAD-dependent oxidoreductase, whose protein sequence is MDIAIVGAGLGGLAAAVALQQLGHRPVLFDKTRELGEVGGPLGISPQTLRLFDEWKIIDAFNEISSATPYFENLDQLGRLEKLTDYAAVPGAGGEHGRFGYADAEVSPRTVHRADLHRLLVTAVGVGNVRLGHQLDTITERDDHVELSFTNGEAVRAGLVIAADGLRSTTRKLFSSDEIHYCGSVIFRAVSPAACLDRTNDRLRSWHSADYAKHIISMPVRAGRQVAVDATLGVDEPPLHLWSARADLELLAAQFDEFDPAVGRMLRAATAPVYMHPVYDRDPIDRWTTARIALLGDAAHPMTPFGGQGANQALQDAAELAVQIAGVSDGDHTVALRRYQQIRTEQTAEIQRAARNYAHRRATVSLRLADILVT, encoded by the coding sequence ATGGATATCGCCATCGTCGGCGCGGGCCTGGGCGGCCTGGCCGCGGCCGTCGCGCTGCAGCAGCTCGGACACCGTCCCGTCCTGTTCGACAAGACCCGAGAGCTCGGCGAGGTCGGTGGCCCGCTTGGCATCTCCCCCCAGACGCTGCGCCTGTTCGACGAGTGGAAGATCATCGACGCGTTCAACGAGATCTCGTCGGCCACCCCGTACTTCGAAAACCTGGATCAGCTCGGCCGGCTGGAGAAGCTCACCGACTACGCCGCGGTACCCGGGGCCGGCGGTGAGCACGGCAGATTCGGCTACGCCGACGCCGAGGTCTCCCCCCGCACCGTGCACCGCGCCGACCTGCACCGGCTACTGGTGACGGCGGTCGGCGTCGGGAACGTGCGACTGGGCCACCAACTCGACACGATCACGGAGCGCGACGACCATGTCGAACTCAGCTTCACCAACGGCGAGGCGGTCCGGGCCGGCTTGGTCATCGCGGCCGACGGGCTGCGTTCCACCACACGGAAGTTGTTCAGCAGCGACGAGATTCACTATTGCGGGTCGGTGATATTCCGAGCGGTCAGCCCGGCCGCATGCCTCGACCGGACCAATGACCGGTTACGGTCCTGGCATTCGGCCGACTACGCCAAGCACATCATCTCCATGCCGGTACGGGCCGGTCGGCAGGTCGCCGTCGACGCCACCCTCGGGGTGGACGAGCCGCCGCTGCACCTGTGGTCGGCGCGGGCCGATCTGGAGCTGCTCGCTGCGCAGTTCGATGAGTTCGATCCGGCAGTAGGGCGGATGCTGCGGGCCGCGACCGCCCCGGTCTACATGCACCCGGTGTACGACCGGGATCCGATCGACCGGTGGACCACGGCGCGTATTGCGCTGCTGGGCGACGCGGCGCATCCGATGACACCGTTCGGCGGTCAGGGCGCCAACCAGGCCCTGCAGGATGCAGCTGAACTGGCCGTGCAGATCGCCGGGGTCAGCGACGGCGATCACACCGTGGCGCTACGCCGATATCAGCAGATCCGGACCGAACAGACCGCCGAGATCCAAAGAGCCGCACGGAACTACGCGCACCGGCGGGCTACCGTGTCGCTGCGGCTCGCCGACATCCTGGTGACCTAG
- a CDS encoding ABC transporter substrate-binding protein, giving the protein MRLTYGWPTDQLTHDPRSAYNSMSKTFCRQIFESLLDVDPVSGELVPWLATSWAYRDPSTLELTIRTDRSFSDGTPLTPESVAESFTGILALKDVSPLPAAMTMLAGLERIEPGHDTVTFRFARHNAAFLRSLASVNLAVSSRSGLGTGRWWRTDDGLGDGTRRLIFRKTRTGDLYPGPVDGFSVAELHNPGISYGLCPNASRGPLSDPRVRRALSLLIDRRRLQPLLDAAGYTVASSVLTPATLDYRDCTTELAYDPITAHRLLDGGRLSFEVVFNSTFSPVDAAVLTAVAGQWAEHGIELTLADVGFPELRARQDSGDYDFRFFYFTGSDPDVLRYQFGVAQRNMNRRTGPDDLDTLLDTQLACPDRVARRDMVHDIQRLIIDRGLWLPLCNVRTVTSYRPGVLAGVYLDAEALARIP; this is encoded by the coding sequence ATGAGACTGACCTATGGCTGGCCGACCGATCAGCTCACCCACGATCCCCGCTCGGCATACAACAGCATGTCGAAGACGTTCTGCCGCCAGATCTTCGAGAGCCTGCTCGACGTCGACCCGGTCAGTGGTGAACTGGTGCCCTGGCTCGCCACCTCGTGGGCCTACCGCGATCCCTCGACCTTGGAACTGACGATCCGCACAGACCGGTCGTTCTCGGACGGCACCCCGCTCACGCCGGAGTCGGTCGCGGAGAGTTTTACCGGAATCCTTGCCCTGAAGGATGTTTCACCGCTTCCGGCCGCGATGACGATGCTCGCCGGACTCGAGCGGATCGAGCCCGGCCACGACACCGTGACATTCCGGTTCGCCCGGCACAACGCCGCGTTCCTGCGGTCGCTGGCGAGCGTGAACCTCGCGGTCAGCAGTCGGTCGGGCCTCGGCACCGGCCGATGGTGGCGGACCGACGACGGCCTCGGCGACGGAACGCGACGGCTGATCTTCCGGAAGACCCGCACCGGCGATCTCTACCCTGGACCGGTCGACGGCTTCTCGGTCGCGGAGCTGCACAACCCCGGTATCAGTTACGGTCTGTGCCCCAACGCTTCCCGCGGGCCACTGTCCGATCCGCGGGTCCGCCGAGCGTTGTCGCTGTTGATCGACCGTCGTCGCCTGCAACCGCTCCTTGACGCCGCTGGCTACACCGTCGCGTCATCCGTGCTCACCCCGGCGACACTCGACTACCGGGACTGCACAACAGAACTCGCCTACGACCCGATCACGGCACATCGGCTACTCGACGGTGGGCGGCTGTCGTTCGAGGTGGTGTTCAACAGCACCTTTTCCCCTGTCGACGCCGCGGTGCTCACCGCTGTGGCTGGGCAGTGGGCTGAACATGGCATCGAGCTGACGCTGGCCGATGTCGGATTCCCCGAGCTACGCGCGCGGCAGGACTCCGGCGACTACGACTTCCGGTTCTTCTACTTCACCGGAAGCGATCCTGACGTCTTGCGCTATCAGTTCGGCGTCGCGCAGCGGAATATGAACCGCCGCACCGGACCCGACGATCTGGACACCCTGCTCGACACCCAACTCGCCTGCCCGGACCGCGTTGCCCGCCGCGACATGGTGCACGACATTCAACGCCTGATCATCGACCGCGGCCTGTGGCTGCCGCTGTGCAACGTCCGCACCGTCACCAGCTATCGGCCCGGCGTGCTCGCCGGGGTTTACCTCGACGCCGAGGCGTTGGCCCGAATCCCCTGA
- a CDS encoding MFS transporter, which yields MKPSLYAVAASLYLTEYTLYSNSSSAVLLNSAIAEYFGIPFSQASYIGVAFLAGFCLALLPAGLLSHRYSPTAAFFVSSAVLAVLGIAASLSPQFWVLIAVRFLQGIASAVVAPQIFRIIRAQFYPDHHSAVLGTWGLVVSASALCSPLITALLNDVWGWRSFPYETVVTTVIAMVLLAAAPAQPAAADEDATAGRAAAPVLGLAVVQLALFLAIGAATTGPVKVALCVAAILLGIAVIVVRRYRQRPNPVLHQSLFVVFVAGIATNVFTLSVIYFLQQVRGVDSYGSALYLVPMAFLAGLIPMLRFGRPGDNSKSTRLVWIGSMFLIAAGLSVVVPGRLLLVSAALMGCAMGFLWSSLAGNVLTNSNQIPFDSSLYHYLRALGAAIGVAIGATMIDGLGGGLFGGVGLLMTVGGLVASVASRSAWQATRLVPAR from the coding sequence ATGAAGCCGTCCCTATACGCCGTTGCGGCGTCGCTTTACCTGACCGAATACACCCTCTACTCCAACTCGTCGTCGGCCGTGCTGCTGAACTCTGCCATCGCCGAGTACTTCGGCATACCCTTCTCCCAGGCCTCCTACATCGGCGTTGCCTTCCTGGCCGGCTTCTGCCTGGCGTTGCTGCCCGCGGGCCTACTGTCGCACCGGTACTCACCGACCGCGGCGTTCTTCGTCAGTTCGGCGGTACTGGCGGTGCTCGGCATCGCGGCAAGCCTCAGCCCACAGTTCTGGGTGCTCATCGCCGTCCGTTTCCTGCAGGGCATCGCCTCGGCCGTGGTCGCCCCGCAGATCTTCCGGATCATCCGGGCACAGTTCTACCCGGACCATCACTCGGCCGTCCTCGGCACGTGGGGTCTGGTGGTGTCGGCCTCGGCACTGTGCTCACCATTGATCACGGCGCTGCTCAACGACGTGTGGGGGTGGCGCTCCTTCCCCTACGAGACGGTGGTGACGACCGTGATCGCGATGGTCCTGCTCGCGGCGGCCCCGGCCCAACCGGCCGCCGCGGACGAGGACGCCACGGCCGGCCGTGCGGCGGCCCCGGTCCTCGGGCTCGCGGTGGTACAGCTCGCGCTGTTCCTGGCGATCGGCGCGGCCACCACCGGGCCCGTCAAGGTCGCCTTGTGCGTGGCGGCGATTCTGCTCGGTATCGCCGTCATCGTTGTCCGGAGATACCGTCAGAGGCCGAATCCGGTTCTGCACCAGAGTCTTTTCGTGGTGTTCGTCGCCGGCATCGCCACCAACGTGTTCACCCTGTCGGTGATCTACTTCCTCCAGCAGGTGCGGGGGGTCGATTCCTACGGCTCGGCCTTGTATCTGGTCCCCATGGCGTTCCTCGCGGGATTGATCCCGATGCTGAGATTCGGCAGGCCCGGCGACAACAGCAAGAGCACGCGTCTGGTGTGGATCGGCTCGATGTTTCTCATCGCTGCGGGACTCAGTGTCGTCGTGCCGGGACGGCTGTTGCTCGTCAGCGCCGCACTCATGGGGTGTGCGATGGGATTTCTGTGGAGCTCGCTGGCCGGCAACGTGCTGACCAATTCCAACCAGATCCCATTCGACTCCAGTCTGTACCACTACCTGCGCGCGTTGGGCGCCGCCATCGGTGTGGCCATCGGTGCGACGATGATCGACGGACTCGGTGGCGGACTGTTCGGCGGAGTGGGCCTCCTGATGACGGTGGGCGGCCTCGTGGCGTCGGTCGCGTCCCGCTCCGCCTGGCAGGCAACCCGATTGGTGCCGGCGCGATGA
- a CDS encoding ATPase, protein MADKGDGRARPASGRQRIRTLTQAALNADMTVEQVDTLLTDLSNTLVDLNRSTGGLDATLDRFNDTITRIDELAPRLIGVVERLEAIVDRVEAIVGIGEAVMSPLAATENAMRGMVKAIRDRTHL, encoded by the coding sequence ATGGCAGACAAAGGGGACGGCCGCGCCCGCCCGGCCTCGGGGCGGCAGCGCATCCGGACGTTGACGCAGGCCGCACTCAACGCCGACATGACGGTGGAGCAGGTCGACACCCTGCTCACCGACCTCAGCAACACCCTCGTCGACCTCAACAGGTCGACGGGCGGCTTGGATGCCACCCTGGACCGTTTCAACGACACCATCACCCGGATCGATGAGCTCGCGCCAAGGCTGATCGGCGTGGTCGAACGCCTCGAAGCCATCGTGGACCGCGTCGAGGCCATCGTCGGAATCGGCGAGGCGGTGATGTCACCGCTGGCCGCGACGGAGAACGCGATGCGCGGCATGGTCAAGGCGATCCGCGACCGCACCCATCTGTAG
- the pgl gene encoding 6-phosphogluconolactonase codes for MSTVIERYADTDTLVAAAGDRLVDAIKSAIATRGQATIVLTGGGTGIGLLKRVGEHSGEIDWAKVHVYWGDERFVPQGDDERNDKQAREALLDHVGISDVNVHAMAASDGEFGDDLDAAAAGYAQVLAANFDAPGPEFDVHLLGMGGEGHINSLFPDTAAVRETNRMVVGVPDSPKPPPRRITLTLPAVRNSREVWLVVSGEAKADAVAAALGGADPVDIPAAGAIGRERTVWLLDEAAASKL; via the coding sequence ATGAGCACTGTCATCGAACGGTATGCCGACACCGACACCCTGGTTGCCGCCGCAGGCGACCGGCTGGTGGACGCCATCAAGTCGGCGATCGCCACGCGAGGCCAGGCGACCATCGTGCTCACCGGCGGCGGCACGGGAATCGGTCTGCTCAAACGGGTCGGCGAGCACAGCGGCGAAATCGACTGGGCGAAGGTGCACGTCTACTGGGGCGACGAGCGTTTCGTGCCGCAGGGAGACGACGAGCGCAACGACAAGCAGGCGCGCGAGGCGCTGCTCGACCACGTCGGGATCTCGGACGTCAACGTGCATGCGATGGCTGCCAGCGACGGCGAGTTCGGCGACGATCTCGATGCGGCGGCCGCCGGGTACGCGCAGGTGCTGGCCGCCAACTTCGATGCTCCGGGGCCGGAATTCGACGTGCATCTGCTGGGCATGGGCGGCGAGGGGCACATCAACTCGCTGTTTCCGGATACTGCGGCAGTACGCGAGACCAACCGGATGGTGGTGGGCGTGCCCGACTCCCCCAAACCGCCGCCACGCCGAATCACGTTGACACTCCCGGCGGTTCGCAACTCCCGAGAGGTGTGGCTGGTGGTCTCCGGCGAGGCCAAGGCCGATGCGGTCGCGGCTGCGCTCGGGGGTGCCGATCCGGTCGACATCCCGGCAGCCGGTGCGATCGGACGCGAGCGCACGGTGTGGTTGCTCGACGAGGCTGCCGCAAGCAAGCTCTGA
- the opcA gene encoding glucose-6-phosphate dehydrogenase assembly protein OpcA, which produces MIVDLPDTNTGAINKKIVAMREEGGAITLGRVLTLVISTDSEAMLEESIDAANAASREHPCRVIVVIPGDRLTTEARLDAQLRVGRDAGANEVVVLRLSGPLANHASSVVTPFLLPDTPVVTWWPDLAPAVPAQDPLGKLAIRRITDATNGADPLACIKSRLNGYTAGDTDLAWSRVTYWRALLAAAVDQPPHEPITSALVSGLKEEPALDVLAGWLASRIDGPVTRAVGELKVELTRPSETVTLARPQTGVTAVLSRTGKPDALVPLARREAKECLAEDLRRLDPDEIYYDALKGIDKVRYV; this is translated from the coding sequence ATGATCGTCGATCTGCCCGACACCAATACCGGCGCGATCAACAAGAAGATCGTCGCGATGCGTGAGGAGGGTGGCGCGATCACCCTCGGCCGGGTCCTGACCCTGGTCATCTCCACCGATTCCGAGGCGATGCTCGAGGAGTCCATCGACGCGGCCAATGCGGCCAGCCGCGAGCACCCCTGCCGCGTGATCGTGGTCATTCCCGGGGACCGGCTGACCACCGAGGCCCGGCTGGATGCTCAGCTGCGGGTGGGCCGCGATGCCGGGGCGAACGAGGTCGTGGTGCTGCGTTTGTCCGGGCCGCTGGCCAACCATGCCAGCAGTGTGGTGACGCCGTTCCTGCTCCCCGATACACCGGTGGTGACCTGGTGGCCCGATCTCGCACCCGCGGTGCCCGCTCAGGATCCTTTGGGCAAGTTGGCGATTCGCCGGATCACCGACGCGACCAACGGTGCCGACCCGCTGGCGTGCATCAAGAGCAGGCTCAACGGTTACACGGCCGGTGACACCGACCTGGCGTGGAGTCGCGTCACCTACTGGCGCGCGTTGCTGGCCGCGGCGGTCGACCAGCCTCCGCACGAGCCGATCACCTCGGCACTGGTTTCGGGATTGAAGGAAGAACCCGCGCTCGACGTCCTGGCCGGCTGGTTGGCCAGCCGGATCGACGGACCGGTGACCCGCGCGGTCGGTGAGTTGAAGGTCGAGCTCACCCGGCCCAGCGAAACCGTGACCCTGGCACGTCCGCAGACCGGCGTCACCGCCGTCCTGAGCCGCACCGGCAAGCCGGATGCGTTGGTGCCGCTGGCCCGCCGCGAGGCCAAGGAGTGTCTGGCCGAGGATCTGCGCCGCCTCGATCCGGACGAAATCTATTACGACGCACTCAAGGGAATCGACAAGGTCCGGTACGTATGA
- the zwf gene encoding glucose-6-phosphate dehydrogenase, whose translation MAAVDTPAVWRNPLRDKRDKRMPRIAGPCAVVIFGVTGDLARKKLMPAIYDLANRGLLPPSFALVGFARRDWADEDFGKIVYDAVKQHARTPFRQEVWDRLAEGFRFVQGTFDDESSFERLKDTLHKLDVERGTSGNHAFYLSIPPKAFPQVCEQLSRSGLADKPEGSWSRVVIEKPFGHDLKSAEELNGVVNSVFPESSVFRIDHYLGKETVQNILALRFANEMFEPVLNSHYVDSVQITMAEDIGLGGRGGYYDGVGAARDVIQNHLLQLLALTAMEEPVSFSPAELQAEKIKVLSATRLAEPLDETTSRGQYVAGWQGGEKVVGLLDEEGFSKTSTTETFAAITLDVDTRRWAGVPFYLRTGKRLGRRVTEIALLFKRAPHLPFDATMTDELGQNALVIRVQPDEGITLRFGSKVPGHIMEVRDVSMDFSYGSAFAEESPEAYERLILDVLLGEPSLFPVNAEVELSWKILDPALEYWATHGKPDPYESGTWGPDSSFEMLRRSGREWRRP comes from the coding sequence ATGGCGGCCGTCGACACACCCGCGGTATGGCGTAACCCGCTGCGGGACAAGCGCGACAAGCGCATGCCCCGTATCGCGGGGCCGTGTGCGGTGGTGATCTTCGGCGTCACCGGTGACCTGGCCCGCAAGAAGCTGATGCCGGCCATCTACGATCTGGCCAACCGCGGTCTGTTACCCCCCAGCTTCGCGTTGGTCGGCTTCGCCCGGCGTGACTGGGCAGACGAAGATTTCGGCAAGATCGTCTACGACGCGGTCAAGCAGCACGCCCGCACGCCGTTCCGCCAGGAAGTCTGGGACCGGCTGGCGGAGGGATTCCGGTTCGTGCAGGGCACCTTCGACGATGAGTCGTCGTTCGAACGGCTGAAGGACACCCTGCACAAGCTCGACGTCGAGCGCGGCACCAGCGGCAATCACGCGTTCTACCTGTCCATCCCGCCGAAGGCGTTTCCCCAGGTCTGCGAACAACTTTCGAGATCGGGACTGGCCGACAAGCCGGAGGGCAGCTGGAGCCGGGTCGTCATCGAGAAGCCGTTCGGTCACGACCTCAAGAGCGCCGAGGAACTCAACGGCGTGGTCAACAGCGTGTTCCCGGAGTCCTCGGTGTTCCGCATCGACCACTACCTGGGCAAGGAGACGGTCCAGAACATCCTGGCGCTGCGCTTCGCCAACGAGATGTTCGAGCCGGTGTTGAACTCGCACTACGTCGACAGTGTGCAGATCACGATGGCCGAGGACATCGGGCTCGGCGGGCGCGGCGGCTACTACGACGGCGTCGGTGCGGCCCGCGATGTCATCCAGAACCATCTTCTGCAGCTGCTTGCCCTGACGGCGATGGAAGAGCCGGTGAGTTTCTCCCCCGCCGAACTGCAGGCCGAGAAGATCAAGGTGCTCTCGGCGACCCGGCTTGCCGAGCCGCTGGACGAGACCACTTCGCGGGGACAGTACGTAGCCGGGTGGCAGGGCGGCGAGAAGGTCGTCGGGTTGCTCGACGAGGAGGGTTTCTCGAAGACCTCCACCACCGAGACGTTCGCCGCGATCACACTGGACGTGGACACCCGGCGCTGGGCCGGTGTGCCGTTCTACTTGCGCACCGGAAAACGCTTGGGCCGCAGGGTCACCGAGATCGCCCTGCTGTTCAAACGCGCGCCGCACCTTCCGTTCGACGCCACGATGACCGATGAGCTCGGCCAGAACGCCCTGGTGATCCGGGTGCAACCGGACGAGGGCATCACGCTGCGGTTCGGATCCAAGGTGCCGGGACACATCATGGAGGTCCGCGATGTCAGCATGGACTTCTCCTACGGCTCGGCGTTCGCCGAGGAATCACCGGAGGCCTACGAGCGCCTGATCCTCGACGTGCTGCTGGGCGAGCCGTCGCTGTTCCCGGTGAACGCCGAGGTCGAATTGTCCTGGAAGATCCTCGATCCCGCGCTGGAGTACTGGGCCACCCACGGCAAACCCGATCCGTACGAGTCCGGAACATGGGGCCCCGACTCGTCGTTCGAGATGTTGCGCCGGTCGGGGCGGGAATGGAGGCGGCCGTGA